In Falco biarmicus isolate bFalBia1 chromosome 17, bFalBia1.pri, whole genome shotgun sequence, the genomic stretch AGCTGTTGCATTACTTCTCCCTGTCCCTCATTCCTGTTCCCATCACCCCTCTAGCCGTGTCATTACTTTGGTGTAGAACTTCCATGGTGTCTCCATGCCCAGTCTGTGCAAAGAGATGAAGATGGCTTTGCCTTATGAGTGGATTTCCTCTTCCAGCATGTTCTGTCCTAGATTGACATAAATTATGAATCATATTTTGGATGgatacacaaaaatatattggtcagaatgtttttattcttaatCGTATCCAAATACGAAGATCCAAGTGGAGCAAGTGTGCGCCTAGGCCAAAATTACATGCAGGTTCTGCCAGAGAACTCTGCTGCCTAGGAGAGGGTattgaatttctttcttcacaCACAGACTGGGATTAAAATCAAAGCATTATCTATGCATTAAGTCATTGCTGTTGAATAAATGCACTGCCTTACTCCTCAGTTTACAGTGGCAGGGTTTGACACAAGTTTGCAGGATGCGATCTGTAcgctttaaaaaaatgccataaaCGAGCTGTTCCTTCACCCGTCTTACTAATTTCTTAGGCAAGATGGGGAGATTATCCACTTTGTGGATGGGGGGGGGCTGCTGTGAACGTTCAGCAGTGGGCTCACACAGGAAGGAGTGAGATGCCTTTAGAACGCGTGTACATGGCATACTTCCAAAACCAGAGCTGACTGTAAGGCTTTAGGTGCTACTGGCAGTAGGTGACGGCTAAGTAGGAGCTTTAATAAAGTAAGTACCTAAGTTCCATATAACTGCCTCTTTGGACAAGGGCATAAAAATCACTACTTTCTCAGATTTGACTTTTACAACCTTATAAAGAGACAGACAAAATCAGACAATAAAAGGGCCAACAAATTTTTGCGCTTTTTAGCATTGCTAGGGTGAATTAATCCCAAGTAGTGCTTGCTTATGACCTGTGTAATAAAGATTATAACACCAtttcctccctgcagctgtgtTGGCTCTTGCTTTGGCAATTAAAGAGATGAGCGTAGTGACACGTAAAGCACGTACAACTCTTTGGTGCGCGCTGCAGATGACCTTACCAAAACCCTCAGCTGGAAAACCAGGTCGAGAGAAAGCTCTTCGGGAGACGGTGCCACCTGAAGAAAAAGCGTGCGAAAATACAAACAGTGGCAGGATCGTGAATCAGAGGGCTGAAGTAAGCAAGCATTAACCAAATAGCAGCTGCACGCAAAAATCTCTGTAGTGTGGATGTGTGAGGAATAATACGctaattctttttaattatttgtaaaagTTTGACCTATTAATATTCATATTTAAAGCTGTATCTTGACAAGTTGAATTTGCTTTAAGAGCTCTCGGGTTCTACTAAAACCGTTAACATGACAGGCAGCATCAGAATATCGTAAAGCCAAACTGGTGAATgttaacttaaaaaataatcagactAATTAACAGCCAAGATACTATTTAACTTCTGCAGGTGAACCCTGGTATACAACTGTTCTGATAActtattttagttttgctttaggaagtaggttttaaaataatgattctTAAAGACAGCAGTCTTTAAGACCGGGTGTCCGGTCAGGATCCAGTAAGATTGTGATGTAAAATTGGTTTCCTTATCAAACTAAAACGtggaaatgggaggaaaaaatgctaAGACTACCCAATAttcatgtaaaattaaatatttaaaatataagtatTTATTAATTAGAGATTTTAGATTCAAAGTTTGTGAAAGGAGATGCACAGGGTTCTACTAAATTACTGGTATGACAAAATTGCTGTTGTGAAACTATGCAATTTAGTAAGCATGTTCAAATCATTTGGGTGTgcttttgggaaaaaagaaCCTCcgttttaaagtatttaaacgTAATCAAAATATGACATGCACACAGGATCATCCttggaagagctgtgcagcagctgaaataatgagtattgtttttaataacttaGCTTTAAAATCGGAAGAGGCATCACAAAGTTTTGAAACTTAGGTTTTCTTAAAAGTTACTCTTTCACTAGTTTGGTTTGAAATTTCATTGTCATATTTTAGACTGATTAGTTTACCTCTGCATTTTTGACAGATATTAATACTTGATGTTCAGCTGTGTATCTTAATCTGTATGGAGTATACATAACTTATTCACTGATATGAAATGTTGTTATTATGTGGCTCAGGAGACGTGGGGTTTTAACACTTCTAGCATCACGTTTATAATGTGTGGATTAAATTTATTCAACCGTCCTTGCCTAGATACCCTGGTATTTTAAATGTCTCTGTTCTTCCTACTTCTGGAAATACATGCGAAAGGTGTGATTGCACCACAAATTGACATGAGATGATGTGAGAGAGAAACTGAATGAGAATGCAGCAGAAAGCGAGTAACTGTTTTGATCACTGAAATGACTAAAGTACTGCCAGAGTGGGTTTATCGGGGCAGGAGAGCAAAGCACATCATACCACAAGTCACTGCATTAAGATTTGTTGCGTTTAACCTAGGATATGTTGGTGTTAAAAGCAATACTGTACTGACTTTAGTCTGTCTGGTAAGAAATAAATCAGCTTTTATTGAAGAGCATTTGTTCTGCGATTGTCTTCATAGCCCCAGCTCCTACAACTCGATCTGTTAATGGGGACTGTAACTTTCAGTTAGTTACTGAAGTGTGTTACGAGGCGTAAAGCAGCGGTGATGCTGAAATTACTGACTTGTAGAGAGAAATGCCAGTAACAGACAAACTGAGAGAAAATTCTCTCAGTGCAGCAAAGCCAGAGTTCTTGGATTTGCAAGTATCTCGTTAGTTACGAGCACTGTACTGCCTGAGGAAGCTTACGCAGTAATTTCTCAGTATCTTAGGAGTCTGCTTCAAGCATTCTTACCCTGTAAATCCCCTGGTGCTGATGCCAGTAGTGCGTTCCTGAATACCGTATCAGCCTAGCCGCAGCGTTTACCTCTCCGGAGGCAGCATCTGCCGGGGcaccaaggcagcagcaggaattaCTGACAGTTTGACAGCAGACCTGCGCCCCGGAGGCTGAGAAGCATCAGCTGTGCTTAAACAGGCTCAGGGGCAGCGTAAACCCTTCGGGTGATGCTGATCCTCGTGCCTGCATGTTTGCACAAACCACAACAcgcttttgctttccagcagccGAAGCCAGTGGAGCTGCCTGGGTTGGTGCTGCCGGGcagctgtgagagctggggctgggcctTGCTGcgccctgtcccagccctgggggagcGCGCTGGGCTCGCGGGGCACAACACGGCACCTCGCTGCCGGGTGCAGCCGGTACCGGCAAAGGTGACCTGCCGCCGTGAGGGGGCTGCCGCTGCACGCGTGCGACCGTGCCCTTCTTAAACCCAAACGTACTTCTGCAGAATGTATACATTTTGGCACGTATACCATAGCCTCTTGTCCTCACCTGTGCCCAGCAGCGGTGTTCCATTCCTGTCAGGAGGCGGCAGATGCTGTTCTCCAGCCTGCAGCTCGCTTTCGCTTGGAAGTGGGGGTTCAGGGAAGGTCAGTACTGGGTCACAGAGCTTCAGAGTGTGGGAAAAACCCAAGGCGCTGCCAGCAAgggagggcagctgctgccaccagagCCACTGAGGTCCCAGTGGAAGCCTCAGATTGCCCCGTGCAGCCGGCAGCTTCCTCAAACCCGGCCCGACCTGGGCTGCCTCAAGGGTGTACGAAGGGCTCCAGTTCCCAGGAGAAGGCAAGAGCCAGCCCACAGTGCTGAGGACACGCAGCCCCTGTGTGCGGTGGTGCTGTGACACCCCTCTCCTCTGGTAGCTACCACATGCCGGTGCCACCCACCCGAGacgctgtgctgcagccaggggcCACCGCTGCAAGGCGACGGGAGGCACTGGCAGCCCCGGGAAACGCTGAGAATAAACGAGGACCAGCACCCTGGCAGCAACAGGTCAGCCCTCAGAAATACAGCAAGGAGAGCAGGGCAAACAGAAGGGGAGCCCCCCCCCACACCACCGGGCACCGCAGTCACTGTGACAGAGAGGAACCTGCTTCTTTGCCAACCAGTTTTATTGTTCAAGTCCAAAGATAAAGCAGTTAGATACTCACACTTGCAGCAGCTAGTTAAAACAGGAGGCATGAAACTTGGATCAGGCGGGTGCCGAAAGCAGGCGATGGGGACAGTCCTGCTGCCAGGAGCCGCCCCTCCCCACCTGACCCGGCACCCGGAGCACAAAGCAGCGCAGGGCTGAGGCGCGCCGGTTCCTCCCGCACCCCCAGCGCgctgcagctcctccttcaCGCTCAGTTTACAGAAATTAAGTGTTCTCTCCAGAGGCAGGTGACAGTCACGAAAAAGGCTGGAAACAGCCAGCAAGAAGCCCTTCGGGGGCAAGAGAAGCATTCAGCCCCCACAGGTGGCTCCTGATTGCAGCTGCGCCCAGCAAGAGCAACCGGCACGTAAACCCAGCACATCCAGCTGGCttacagctgctcagcaccGAGTGTGCGTTAAAGCATTCGCCCTGGCAACTGCCACAGAAATAACATTCAATGTTCACCCACACAAAACATCGGGGAGCACCATTTTCCAGCTACCAGCACGAAGTCTTAAAATAGCGTAAGGACTCTACCAATTTGCTGTGGCCAACGCTCACATCAGCGCAGCAGTTACCTTACCAAGGGCCTGCAGTGATACAGCCTTATAGCTGCAACTCATATTTATTTCATAACATCTTTCTCTTGCTACAGAACAGCACTTACCCTCGCTGAGGTCAGCTTGAAGCCCTGCGCTCCCAGCTCAGCCAGAACGAAGACGTAGCATTGTTCCTGGCAgcataaatacatgtatttgcaaatacatttttcaaggCTAGCGTAAATAAATTCACATTTGCCCCGTAGGAGCAAGTCCTTAATTACAGATCAGAAAGGGGCTCTGCTCTGTTCTCAAATCGTAACATGCTGTTGCTGCAAACCAAGGCCGGCAGGAGGatgcagccagctgggaagcCCTCTCCTACATCtcgttttgctttgcttgaagTGGTGAGAAGTAGAAATCGATCAATTTAAAAACACGGACATAGTCACTTCACCATTCTTTGGTACGGACATTGGCCACAATAACCGACTGGGACATTTGACACCACAAGCACATGGCACACCGAGTTTAAGAGGTGCTTgatatttgttttctgctatgttaaaaaaaaaaaaaaaaaaaaaaaaaaggaaaaagaagaagggggggggTAAGGAAACGCTTCCAAAAAACCACTCACCAGCCACGTGCCCagaatttctgctgctttttaaaacacacaccATATTCGTAATTAATTTTATCCCTGGAGAGTCCAACTGGAAAACCCCAGCTATCGTTTCCGCTCGCCTTTTTGtgtccttttcttctccttttccttccgCTCCTGCTTGGCTAGCTTATCCTTCTCTCGCTGGAGCTTatcttgctcttttttcttctggaattcATCTCGCAGCAGCTCCCGTTCCAGCTTCCTGGCATTCAAAACATCCTCCACATTTGTGTTTCGGAACAGCGCTGGCAGCATGTTAAGGGCAGACAATGCTCTGGCTGAAGCCGCACAGCTTTCCACtctgcagctgtattttggagcTCTAAACTAGACCGTGGCTTTTAGCATGTGGGCTggtttctcctccctccccctttaCCTTCTGACTCCCACTTCTGCTTCCTCACCAAGCAGGTAAGGAATTTGGGAATGAggaatggagaaagaaaaaggaacctCTGCTTGTTTTTTGAAATAGAAGAGTCAGGCAGAGTAAATGCACGCTCCCTAGAAAGGGATTTTTTCCTAGAGAAATCAATTTGCCTACAGGTTCTTAAGactgatacagaaaaaaatacgtAAAACCTCTACAAACctaagaggaagaaaaataacatatgGTACAGCTTCCTCAAGTGGCTTCTGTACAGCTGTGTACGACATGTATGTCTTTACATATATGCACATGTACATATGTGTACACATCGTCACGGTCTCATGTCCTCCCTCCCACAGCAACCAGTGGCAAATCCTTTGGGAGGAGCATTAGGAAAAGCAAGTGGGTgtctcctctgctgcctcttcctcctAAATATCAATAATGTAGGGACATGAATAATTTAGGTTTGACTTTTTAATTATGTGGTAAAATCTGCTTCCATCTTAAACCTGACAGCTGGTGAGCTCAAGGAACATCCCAAATTACCGTGTTGAACAAGGACCAAGTATCCTGTGTTTTATTCACCACTGAAGTTCAGCTGCACCACAGCCTTATGAGTTTCACAGTTTCTGGTGCACTTTTAATAAATCCTGACATGATTTACCTCTCTGGACACCAGTTAACACTACGCTGATATTCTGGGAGAATTATCCTTACTAATAGGCATGTTCCGTCAAGCTTCAGAGGGTGGaacagggaaggagggaatAGAGGAGAGATAAGAGCACGGCAGGATCGATCTCAGCTGTGCACATGGGGCAGACAGACCTTTAACTCTGATTACAAGCAAGGTCAGgctacatgaaaagaaaaatgaaaaggctaAAGAAACAGGGAGTATCAACACAGATAAGGAAGGACAGGAAACTCACCACGGAAGCTGCCCTCCTCCCAAAAAGCCTGGGTGACTGAGAATTCAAAGGATACATTTTTCTGATGCAATATTTACAGCTGTCGCAATCGATCCATCCTGTTCATCCTCACCAGTGAGAGAATTAAGGAAATATGAGCATCAGTAATGAACGTGTGCCTCTATACAGTCACATGTAACTCAAAACACGTCAAATAACTTTATCAAGCCACAAGGAAGCAGCTACACGCTCACCCAGACAAAGACTGGGCAAGCAGAAACCCCCACGttcagctccctcctgctgctggagggccAGCTGCAGTTCCCCCCTGTTCAACTTTGCTCTTCAAGGAAGAACTGCTCTTCAGCACTGCGAAGAGTTTTTAAACTCCCCCACTCTCCACATACTCTCTCttaaaaaggatttttgcaGCAGATTTCTCATCAGAAAGCAAGAGACAAATTCAATACATTAACTACCACACACAGAGTTACCCGGAGTTGATTCACTCTTCTGCAACACACCTGGACTGGGCAAACCTCACCCAGCCAAGCACGTGTGGATGGGGAGCatggaaacagcagagaaacatCCTCAAAGGAGTGTCTGCTGGTGGCGCTCCACAAACTAGgagcttccattttttttccatgtaagtTATTTTATCGTggagaaagaagattgaaaaaaTTCCCCAATTTTCCCCACTAGACACTGCAAAGCTGGAAAGGCGTTGTTTCAGATTCTTAATAAACATTGTCCTTCAAAGCACCGAGTGTCAACTAGGTCAGGAAAAGGATATTCCTCCTCGTCCGTCACGTTGGCATACTGGGCCAGGAGGGCagctttcctctgcttctcctcctgGGAGACCTCCTTTGGCTTCACCACAATCTTGGCCTGCTTCTCCATCATGCTGGCAATGGCTTGGATATCATCTGGCAAGGAGAAGAGTCAGAGCATCAGTCAGTCCCTGCAGACATGGCAGCGAAGTCCCAGCTGACAGATGCCACATGCAGCTGCTTCCTACATCATCAGTCCCCAAAGGGCACTGTCCTACTGTCACACGCTGTGTCCTGtctgcagggaggcagctgtCGCTGGGGGCAAATGCACCGAGCTAAAGGGAGAAGTCTCACCCAAAAATAGcccccaccctcctcccacAAGCCCTCTCACAAGGTCACTGGTGATGCTGTCAACACAGAGAGCGCGCGAGCTGGCTGTTTTGGAGAACTCGGCAATCAGTAAGACTTGGCTAATGAAAATCCATTTTACTCCAAATTGCATTTCCCTTCTGGTTATGAGAagctaaatatatttatttagctACATACTttaaaccacaaacaaacaaactctGAAAACTCAGTGACTGATGGGTTTAATACTCTCTCTTTCCTGCCTACAGAGGGAAACAAACAGCTGATTTACCTTTCAACACTAAAGTCCTGCTGCCCATTTCTTGAAGTGACATTTGGGTTTTGACAccatgttttgttgttgttttttttttagtttaataaCTTATCCTCAGCATTCTGTTATTCTAAGTAGATATTGACTTCTTTGGAGATTTACCCTTTAATGGAACcacagtgaaatatttaaattcttgcATTTGCAACAACCTAGACACACAGTGCTACCTTCTTTCTGTGACAAGTAACAGGTAACCAACAATATGAGCAAGAGGAGTCCAGTAGCAGCTCCAGCAATTCCAATCACTTGTCCCCAAAagaggaattttattttatttaatgcacAGAATAGCATAAGTTTCCCCTGTCCCCACCCAAAGGCAACGTTAGGCCAAGGACAGGTTTCAGCAAATTTTCAGGGAAAGCCGCTGAACTGCTGCATAGTTCAGCCACCTCATCTATGAGAAGGAGATGAGAGATGTTTGTGAAATGCTGAGGTTTAGACAAGAAAAGCGCTATATGAATACAGGCCTCATGATAGGGGCTCACTTGGAGAACTATTTCTAGAACATCATCAGCCAGTGACAATATTCTGATTGCAACCAGAACCAACAAAAAACcgcaaagcaaacaaaaagcaggaTTTACCCAAAAGGGCTGTTACATTGTCATGGGCTACAGTTAGGTCCCTGCCGTTGGACAGTTACTAATTGAACCGTGCAGTATGCTTAAACCAGCAAAATCTTTCCAGCATATGACTTCGTTGTACTCCAGACCTCTGCTCAATGACCAGAACAAGCCTCCCGCAAGGAACAAGACCAAGACTGAGGTCTTCACTCCCAAGCCAACAACTGAAGACAAGGGATGAATTCAGGGAGGGTACAAAGAAACGGTGGGACTATATACATGACTGGGAAAGGAGCAGCATTAGTATAGCAGCAGCCTCATAGAGCTTTCCCTGCTACACGTgtttatggaaaaaaaggacagtttTAAGAGAAGATTTTGAATGAGGAAATTAAGGATGCTTCCCTGATGTGTGCtggggtgagcagcagcagaaggaacagCGCAACTCTCCACAGGTGCAGTTGTATAAAAAACCCTGCTCTCCAAACCAGCACATACTGAAGTAGCAAGGCATTTTATGCCATAACTGCATCTACCACCACAGTTCCGGCTGCCATCACTGCATTGTTAGTGTTGAATGGGGAGAAAGCCCTAGGGGTTTTgtgaaaggaaactgaaaaaatccttacagggaaaaaaagggggctTTTCCTCTTCAGGATTATGAAcctaaaagcagcagaatgctAGGGACAGCCAGAAGTGAAACTACTTATCCTCATTTCATATTTCAAGACAAAACAGTAAATAACAGCGATGGCAATGAGAAGCAAGTCAGATCAGCGACCATAGTGGCAGCATTGGTTTTAACTCCTAACAGGATGAACACACAGTTCTCATCTTGGTAAGGCCCTGCAAAGTACTCATACCAGGAGAAAGGCACACCGAGCAGCGACACtaccttcttttttctctttggcgTCAACAATCTGAGATTCAGACCACTTCTCGACTACTTCCCTGCAAACATCGTTTAAGAGATCTTCTTCCTAGTAAGGGAAAAGAGACTTCTCAGCCTTGGAATATAGTTGGTTTGCTTTAAACAAACATGAATCAGATACAAAAAGTACCAGCTGCAAAGAATCTGAACACCCAACAGTAAGTTCAATCATTACAGCTTTTCACACAAAATCCACTCGTTAAACGCACACATGGGACTTTGGTTAACCCAGGACAACACAGATTATGCAACACACTTACTTGTTGACACAGCTCAGGACTAGGGAACGCCTTGACCCGCTGTGCAAACAGGAGGTGTCAAGGCTGCGATCCAGCAGCCGCCCTGCACCACGCCAGGCGAGGCCGCATCACTGCGGCAGTTTACTTCCCACATGACAGCTCTAACAACATACGCTGGtttcacagcagctgcctctcTAGGTGCAACAGCCCTACAAACACCGGCGAAAGGCAATCAGAGTATCTTTGCTCTAGAAACCTACTGCCCAGCATCATCTCTCTTCTTGAGCAAGGCTGCGGAGAAGCTATGCAAAGGCCACCTCCAAGCCAATAAATTAGACTGGATAGCACATGGGTCAGGGCCAGCACCGAGCTGAAGCCACTTTAGTGGTACCGACAGACCATCTCCTCCCACCAGCAGGGATATTCTTGTCTCCATTGACCTGCCTGGAGCATCAAACACATCTAGAGGTGGCAGTGGAATGCACCCACGCTGTTGTTCACTACTGAGGAAGACTAAGCTgcaaggagaaaggaaacacaCCTAACCAGCAACAGGATGGTATTTCCATCACCAGATCTTCGCTTGTGGAGCTCCACCATGCCTAGCTCTCTCCCCGTGCCCAAGCACAGCTTCTCGCGGGACTGATCAACATCAAGCTCCAGCAGCAGACAGGCAACACCCTACTGTACCACATATCAGCGCAAACGGtcacagcatttctgcaggaaTTGCCCAATATGTGAGTTCAGGTTAGGGAAGCTCAATCCAGGCAAGAAACACGATCctgataaaaaagaaacatgttttgaaGAGTTACGGAGAATCCCTGCTCCggcacctggagcccctcctgcctctttCCGCACTGACCTGGGGGGCCGCAGAATTGTCTCTCCCACAGGTTCTCACTACTCTCTCTGGCTGTTGTTCTGCAGggtttccccacccccccccttaAATCcgttatcccagaggcgctaccaccatcgctgatgggctcagccttggccagcaggtccatcttggagctggctggtgtTGGCTCCATTgggcatgggggaagcttctggcaaCTACAGAAGCCACCCCTTTAGCCCCCACTACCAAAATCtggccacacaaacccaataaCCTGCCTATGCCAAAAGGTAgctgtgagaggcagaaaaccTGACAAACTGCCTAGAAAATTTCTTATATAGGTGTGCAGGAATATCTATTCCTCTACCGTCTGTCTCTTTCCCCTCACCTTTCACAGCCAGGTGTGCAGTAATTGGCATTTCAAAGAGGAACACACCAAACCCTTGCACACAGGCTTCCCACCAAGTTCATGATCCTCACCTTCAAAAATTGCGCACTAggtacctaaaaaaaaaaacaccttcaagTTCCAAGACAGGCTGCCACTGAAAACATTACTcatccagcacagcaaagctcACCTGCACGAGGGACAGCAAAAAAAGTTGAATTCTCCACAACAATGGGACAGACCAGGAGATtaaaatatacacaaaaatCTCTCCACCTTTTGCTCCAATACTAGTAGAAACAGTAACTCAGAATAAAGTCCTCCCACAGCAAGCCTACCACCGCTAAGCACAAAATTCTGCACAGGCAGGTGGCAGGAGAACCAGCACGCAGCCATCACACAAAGTGGCCAAGCACCGAGCCCATGGGCACAGTTTGGGGCCGCACACGCAGCAGAACAAGGTCCCTGGGCTGGGTAGGTGATGCTGTAAGGACAAACACGTGGGACACTGGAGGCTGTGAGAGGAGGTGACGTGCAAACAGAGAAAGAGCAGAAGGATGAAGGGTTTACGACTCCCACGGATATCAGACTCCATTGAAGAATTCAACGTGCCTTTAATGAGAACAGATCCAGAGGACAAGGTGATGCCTAATCTGCTAAGATCGGGTATAAGAATGGGTGGTTTAGGACTGGGAGAACCCAGTGACCCTGCTCCCACTGGGAGATGACACTGAGATCCACGCAGGAACACCTACTGGATGAGCAGACCAGCAATGAGGATAACGTGCACAGAAACACCACGTCAAGTGCCAGTGACAGGGACCCTTCCAGACCTCAGACACACAGTAAGTCACAAAAAGATAACAAAGGTCAGCACAGTTCAAGGACACAGAAG encodes the following:
- the CCDC43 gene encoding coiled-coil domain-containing protein 43, yielding MAAPGEEAEGFAAWLAARLEALGLDRAVYGAYIQGLLREEESDEERLEALCGVLAACLEEDLLNDVCREVVEKWSESQIVDAKEKKEDDIQAIASMMEKQAKIVVKPKEVSQEEKQRKAALLAQYANVTDEEDGEDEQDGSIATAVNIASEKSLFRNTNVEDVLNARKLERELLRDEFQKKKEQDKLQREKDKLAKQERKEKEKKRTQKGERKR